Proteins encoded by one window of Arabidopsis thaliana chromosome 2, partial sequence:
- a CDS encoding embryonic stem cell-specific 5-hydroxymethylcytosine-binding protein (unknown protein; CONTAINS InterPro DOMAIN/s: Protein of unknown function DUF159 (InterPro:IPR003738); Has 3646 Blast hits to 3636 proteins in 1001 species: Archae - 41; Bacteria - 1922; Metazoa - 142; Fungi - 125; Plants - 44; Viruses - 14; Other Eukaryotes - 1358 (source: NCBI BLink).): protein MCGRTRCTLRPDDVPRASHRHTVPTRFLHLDRYRPSYNVAPGSYIPVLRRDNEEVVGDGVVVHCMKWGLVPSFTKKTDKPDFFKMFNARSESVAEKASFRRLLPKNRCLVAVDGFYEWKKEGSKKQPYYIHFEDGRPLVFAALFDTWQNSGGETLYTFTILTTASSSALQWLHDRMPVILGDKDSIDTWLDDPSTTKLQPLLSPYEKSDLVWYPVTSAIGKPTFDGPECIQQIPLKTSQNSLISKFFSTKQPKTDEGDKETKSTDANIIVDLKKEPTAEKDTFSDSIKKIEELDGEKDMSNVAKNLEFQEIVKAEPFVEDNSAVASLPEPVKNDVQEGTKEEGKSLKTGLTKETGESSASIPAESYILDLQRISKEEPETQSHHFFTADERLNQLHEAVEDIPGNENQKTVLTSPTTKEGGLVFSEKSGTKRDYEVFSAQEKPQKHYERLQNVKSSGKQGKMHGMGKSNIKKSKETQSTLHFFFDEK, encoded by the exons ATGTGCGGTAGGACTCGATGTACTTTAAGACCCGACGATGTCCCCAGAGCTTCTCACCGCCACACCGTTCCTACCCGATTTCTTCACCTCGACCG TTATCGTCCATCTTACAATGTTGCCCCTGGATCCTATATACCTGTTCTACGGAGAGACAATGAAGAAGTTGTTGGTGATGGTGTTGTTGTTCATTGTATGAAGTGGGGATTAGTGCCAAGTTTCACTAAGAAAACTGATAAGCCTGATTTCTTCAAAATG TTTAATGCTCGGTCTGAATCTGTGGCTGAGAAAGCGTCTTTTCGTCGATTGCTTCCCAAGAATAGGTGCCTTGTTGCAGTTGATGG GTTCTATGAGTGGAAGAAGGAAGGTTCAAAAAAGCAACCCTACTACATCCATTTTGAGGATGGGAGACCTCTCGTATTTGCTGCTCTTTTTGATACTTGGCAGAACTCAGGAG gTGAGACACTTTACACCTTTACGATTTTGACAACCGCTTCCTCTTCAGCCCTCCAATGGCTCCATG ACAGAATGCCTGTAATTCTTGGTGATAAGGATTCAATCGACACATGGTTAGATGATCCCTCGACAACGAAACTGCAGCCATTACTTTCACCATATGAAAAATCGGATTTG GTATGGTATCCAGTAACCTCTGCAATTGGTAAACCAACGTTTGATGGACCAGAGTGTATTCAACAG ATACCGCTAAAGACTTCACAAAATAGCTTGATCTCGAAGTTTTTCTCAACAAAGCAGCCCAAAACAGATGAAGGagacaaagaaaccaaatcaacaGATGCAAATATCATAGTTGATTTGAAAAAGGAACCTACGGCTGAAAAGGACACGTTTTCTGACAGCATTAAGAAAATTGAAGAACTAGACGGGGAGAAAGATATGTCGAATGTAGCCAAAAATCTGGAGTTTCAAGAGATTGTGAAAGCAGAACCATTTGTTGAAGATAACTCAGCAGTTGCGTCACTTCCTGAACCTGTAAAGAATGATGTTCAGGAGGGTACAAAGGAAGAAGGCAAATCCCTAAAGACTGGTCTTACTAAAGAAACAGGTGAGAGCAGTGCCAGTATACCGGCTGAGTCCTACATCCTTGATCTCCAAAGAATCTCAAAAGAAGAACCCGAGACTCAAAGCCATCATTTCTTTACTGCAGATGAGAGATTGAATCAGCTGCATGAGGCTGTCGAAGATATTCCAGGAAATGAAAACCAGAAGACAGTTTTAACTAGCCCGACGACGAAGGAAGGTGGCTTAGTGTTTAGCGAAAAGAGTGGGACAAAGCGAGACTATGAGGTATTCTCAGCTCAAGAAAAGCCACAGAAACACTATGAGAGGTTGCAAAATGTTAAAAGCAGTGGGAAACAAGGAAAGATGCATGGAATGGGGAAATCTAACATCAAGAAATCTAAGGAGACGCAGTCTAcattacatttctttttcgATGAGAAATAG
- the SMU2 gene encoding RED family protein (SUPPRESSORS OF MEC-8 AND UNC-52 2 (SMU2); FUNCTIONS IN: molecular_function unknown; INVOLVED IN: RNA splicing; LOCATED IN: nucleus; EXPRESSED IN: 25 plant structures; EXPRESSED DURING: 14 growth stages; CONTAINS InterPro DOMAIN/s: RED-like, N-terminal (InterPro:IPR012916), RED-like, C-terminal (InterPro:IPR012492); Has 470 Blast hits to 361 proteins in 150 species: Archae - 0; Bacteria - 2; Metazoa - 251; Fungi - 94; Plants - 62; Viruses - 3; Other Eukaryotes - 58 (source: NCBI BLink).): MKPSKSHHKEKTARRREEKLEESDNPKYRDRAKERRENQNPDYDPSELSSFHAVAPPGAVDIRAADALKISIENSKYLGGDVEHTHLVKGLDYALLNKVRSEIVKKPDGEDGDGGKTSAPKEDQRVTFRTIAAKSVYQWIVKPQTIIKSNEMFLPGRMTFVYDMEGGYTHDIPTTLYRSKADCPVPEEFVTVNVDGSVLDRIAKIMSYLRLGSSGKVLKKKKKEKDGKGKMSTIANDYDEDDNKSKIENGSSVNISDREVLPPPPPLPPGINHLDLSTKQEEPPVARTDDDDIFVGEGVDYTVPGKDVTQSPISEDMEESPRDKEKVSYFDEPAYGPVQEKVPYFAEPAYGPVQPSAGQEWQDMSAYGAMQTQGLAPGYPGEWQEYQYAEQTGYQEQYLQPGMEGYEVQPETDVLLDPQLMSQEEKDRGLGSVFKRDDQRLQQLRESDAREKDPTFVSESYSECYPGYQEYNHEIVGSDEEPDLSKMDMGGKAKGGLHRWDFETEEEWEKYNEQKEAMPKAAFQFGVKMQDGRKTRKQNRDRDQKLNNELHQINKILTRKKMEKEGGDVASLDAAEAQTPKRSKH; encoded by the exons ATGAAACCTTCAAAATCGCATCACAAGGAGAAAACCGCTCGTCGGAG AGAGGAGAAACTAGAGGAATCCGATAATCCAAAATACAGAGATCGTgctaaagaaagaagagagaatcaaaatCCTGATTATGATCCATCAGAGCTTAGTTCTTTCCATGCCGTTGCTCCTCCCGGAGCTGTCGATATCCG tgCTGCTGATGCACTTAAGATATCTATTGAGAACAGCAAATATCTTGGAG GTGATGTTGAACATACCCATTTAGTTAAGGGTTTGGATTATGCTTTGTTGAATAAAGTACGAAGCGAAATCGTTAAGAAACCtgatggtgaagatggtgatggtggGAAGACTAG TGCGCCTAAGGAAGATCAGCGAGTTACTTTCCGTACCATAGCTGCAAAG TCAGTTTACCAGTGGATTGTTAAGCCTCAGACTATCATCAAGTCTAATGAGATGTTTCTTCCCGGTAGAATGACATTTGTCTATGATATG GAAGGTGGCTATACCCATGACATACCGACCACGTTATATAGGAGTAAAGCTGACTGCCCGGTGCCCGAG GAATTTGTCACAGTCAATGTTGATGGTTCTGTGCTAGATCGAATTGCTAAAATCATGTCATATCTTCGCCTTGGGTCGTCGGGGAAAGttctcaagaagaaaaagaaagaaaaagatgggAAAG GAAAGATGTCAACTATTGCTAATGATTATGATGAAGACGACAATAAATCTAAGATTGAGAATGGATCTTCTGTGAACATAAGTGACAGGGAAGTTttacctcctcctccgccatTACCACCTGGGATAAACCATCTGGATTTGAGTACGAAACAAGAAGAACCCCCTGTTGCCAGGACAGACGATGATGACATATTTGTTGGTGAAGGCGTCGATTACACGGTTCCTGGTAAAGATGTGACACAGAGTCCTATTTCTGAGGACATGGAAGAATCTCCCAGGGATAAGGAGAAAGTATCTTATTTCGATGAGCCTGCTTATGGTCCAGTGCAGGAGAAGGTACCTTATTTCGCTGAGCCTGCTTATGGTCCAGTGCAGCCATCTGCTGGTCAGGAATGGCAAGATATG AGTGCATATGGTGCAATGCAAACTCAAGGACTGGCTCCTGGGTACCCCGGAGAGTGGCAGGAATACCAATATGCAGAGCAAACTGGGTATCAGGAGCAGTACCTTCAACCTGGAATGGAGGGTTACGAGGTCCAACCAGAAACCGATGTTTTACTAGATCCTCAACTCATGTCGCAGGAAGAGAAAGATAGGGGTTTGGGATCGGTTTTCAAGCGTGATGACCAAAGGCTTCAACAGTTGAGGGAGAGTGACGCAAGGGAGAAAGATCCAACTTTTGTATCCGAGAGTTATTCAGAGTGTTATCCAGGTTACCAAGAGTACAACCATGAGATTGTCGGTAGTGATGAAGAACCTGATTTGTCTAAAATGGACATGGGTGGAAAG GCAAAGGGTGGTTTACATCGATGGGACTTTGAGACAGAAGAGGAATGGGAAAAATATAATGAGCAGAAGGAAGCGATGCCAAAAGCGGCGTTCCAATTCGGGGTAAAGATGCAAGATGGTCGAAAGACAAGGAAGCAGAACCGTGACCGTGACCAGAAGCTCAATAATGAACTTCACCAGATCAATAAGATACTTACgagaaagaagatggagaaggagGGTGGGGATGTTGCTTCTTTGGATGCCGCCGAGGCACAAACTCCTAAGAGATCCAAGCATTGA
- a CDS encoding embryonic stem cell-specific 5-hydroxymethylcytosine-binding protein has protein sequence MCGRTRCTLRPDDVPRASHRHTVPTRFLHLDRYRPSYNVAPGSYIPVLRRDNEEVVGDGVVVHCMKWGLVPSFTKKTDKPDFFKMFNARSESVAEKASFRRLLPKNRCLVAVDGFYEWKKEGSKKQPYYIHFEDGRPLVFAALFDTWQNSGGETLYTFTILTTASSSALQWLHDRMPVILGDKDSIDTWLDDPSTTKLQPLLSPYEKSDLVWYPVTSAIGKPTFDGPECIQQIPLKTSQNSLISKFFSTKQPKTDEGDKETKSTDANIIVDLKKEPTAEKDTFSDSIKKIEELDGEKDMSNVAKNLEFQEIVKAEPFVEDNSAVASLPEPVKNDVQEGTKEEGKSLKTGLTKETDERLNQLHEAVEDIPGNENQKTVLTSPTTKEGGLVFSEKSGTKRDYEVFSAQEKPQKHYERLQNVKSSGKQGKMHGMGKSNIKKSKETQSTLHFFFDEK, from the exons ATGTGCGGTAGGACTCGATGTACTTTAAGACCCGACGATGTCCCCAGAGCTTCTCACCGCCACACCGTTCCTACCCGATTTCTTCACCTCGACCG TTATCGTCCATCTTACAATGTTGCCCCTGGATCCTATATACCTGTTCTACGGAGAGACAATGAAGAAGTTGTTGGTGATGGTGTTGTTGTTCATTGTATGAAGTGGGGATTAGTGCCAAGTTTCACTAAGAAAACTGATAAGCCTGATTTCTTCAAAATG TTTAATGCTCGGTCTGAATCTGTGGCTGAGAAAGCGTCTTTTCGTCGATTGCTTCCCAAGAATAGGTGCCTTGTTGCAGTTGATGG GTTCTATGAGTGGAAGAAGGAAGGTTCAAAAAAGCAACCCTACTACATCCATTTTGAGGATGGGAGACCTCTCGTATTTGCTGCTCTTTTTGATACTTGGCAGAACTCAGGAG gTGAGACACTTTACACCTTTACGATTTTGACAACCGCTTCCTCTTCAGCCCTCCAATGGCTCCATG ACAGAATGCCTGTAATTCTTGGTGATAAGGATTCAATCGACACATGGTTAGATGATCCCTCGACAACGAAACTGCAGCCATTACTTTCACCATATGAAAAATCGGATTTG GTATGGTATCCAGTAACCTCTGCAATTGGTAAACCAACGTTTGATGGACCAGAGTGTATTCAACAG ATACCGCTAAAGACTTCACAAAATAGCTTGATCTCGAAGTTTTTCTCAACAAAGCAGCCCAAAACAGATGAAGGagacaaagaaaccaaatcaacaGATGCAAATATCATAGTTGATTTGAAAAAGGAACCTACGGCTGAAAAGGACACGTTTTCTGACAGCATTAAGAAAATTGAAGAACTAGACGGGGAGAAAGATATGTCGAATGTAGCCAAAAATCTGGAGTTTCAAGAGATTGTGAAAGCAGAACCATTTGTTGAAGATAACTCAGCAGTTGCGTCACTTCCTGAACCTGTAAAGAATGATGTTCAGGAGGGTACAAAGGAAGAAGGCAAATCCCTAAAGACTGGTCTTACTAAAGAAACAG ATGAGAGATTGAATCAGCTGCATGAGGCTGTCGAAGATATTCCAGGAAATGAAAACCAGAAGACAGTTTTAACTAGCCCGACGACGAAGGAAGGTGGCTTAGTGTTTAGCGAAAAGAGTGGGACAAAGCGAGACTATGAGGTATTCTCAGCTCAAGAAAAGCCACAGAAACACTATGAGAGGTTGCAAAATGTTAAAAGCAGTGGGAAACAAGGAAAGATGCATGGAATGGGGAAATCTAACATCAAGAAATCTAAGGAGACGCAGTCTAcattacatttctttttcgATGAGAAATAG